Proteins from a genomic interval of Candidatus Nanosynbacter sp. HMT-352:
- a CDS encoding DUF475 domain-containing protein, translated as MKHLLRSHHPFRIFWFSVLLTLGLGSLIFSHMGVSGLWLFTILVVLEVTFSFDNAVINSKVLAGMSQVWQKVFLTAGIFVAVFVVRFILPIAIVMIASGHGFMDVVNLALHKPVEYGKILHEASPMIDAFGGAFLIMIGLSYFIDYNKRVHWMRHVEPILAKAGRFENFKVCIMLSVAAVLYFTVEAPHKSLVLISAVLGIVLHIGLELFGSFFHEDDAKSVKIKTGWAAFASLLYLEILDASFSFDGVIGAFAITNSVLLIVAGLGAGAIWVRSLTVYLLRTGALSKYKYLENGAHWAIMALGVMMIAKLFHLELPEWATGGLGLLFVSLAVGSSMLEARSINLQEAAATKLHQAEEQLKNSASKIVPRKRR; from the coding sequence ATGAAGCATCTTTTACGTTCACATCATCCGTTTCGGATTTTCTGGTTTTCAGTCCTATTGACCTTAGGTCTGGGCAGTTTGATTTTTAGTCATATGGGCGTTAGTGGTCTTTGGCTATTTACTATTTTGGTGGTTTTGGAAGTTACGTTTAGCTTCGACAACGCGGTGATAAATAGCAAAGTTTTGGCGGGAATGAGCCAAGTTTGGCAAAAAGTCTTCTTAACGGCTGGCATATTTGTGGCGGTGTTTGTCGTTCGATTTATATTGCCAATTGCTATTGTGATGATTGCGAGCGGTCATGGATTTATGGATGTTGTCAATCTGGCGCTTCATAAACCTGTCGAGTACGGTAAAATCCTGCACGAAGCGTCGCCGATGATTGACGCGTTTGGTGGTGCGTTTTTGATTATGATTGGACTTAGCTATTTCATCGATTACAACAAGCGTGTTCACTGGATGCGACATGTTGAGCCGATCTTGGCGAAGGCTGGGCGATTTGAGAATTTTAAGGTGTGCATAATGCTTAGCGTGGCGGCTGTTTTGTATTTTACGGTCGAGGCGCCGCATAAATCTTTGGTGTTGATTTCAGCGGTTCTTGGAATTGTGCTACATATTGGACTGGAACTATTTGGGTCATTTTTCCATGAAGATGACGCGAAATCCGTTAAGATTAAAACTGGCTGGGCGGCGTTCGCTAGCTTGTTATATTTGGAAATTTTGGACGCCAGCTTTAGTTTTGACGGTGTGATTGGTGCGTTCGCCATTACCAACAGCGTGCTACTAATTGTGGCTGGGCTGGGCGCTGGAGCGATTTGGGTCCGATCATTAACCGTATATTTGTTGCGAACAGGCGCGCTTAGCAAATATAAATATCTGGAAAATGGCGCTCACTGGGCAATTATGGCGCTCGGCGTGATGATGATTGCCAAATTATTCCACTTGGAATTGCCGGAATGGGCGACGGGTGGCTTGGGCTTATTGTTCGTGAGTTTGGCGGTTGGTAGTAGTATGTTGGAAGCCAGATCTATCAATCTACAAGAAGCTGCGGCTACAAAATTACATCAAGCCGAAGAGCAATTGAAGAACAGCGCTTCAAAAATTGTGCCGCGAAAACGACGCTAG
- the pth gene encoding aminoacyl-tRNA hydrolase has protein sequence MKVILALGNPGEKYTNTRHNAGFLAIDKFASENNAVFCNKPKFSADIAELNISGEKILLVKPTTFYNEVGISARAILDFYKLTLDDLLIIHDDTALDFGKIRTRKGGRDAGSNGLKSLHTHVGPDFWHIRIGTDNLLRRQVGDVDFVLGKFNSDEQKILQNWILPESINLVEKFINGTIEPFSIKY, from the coding sequence ATGAAAGTCATCTTAGCATTGGGAAATCCAGGCGAAAAATACACAAACACGAGGCATAATGCTGGGTTTTTGGCTATTGATAAATTTGCGTCAGAGAATAATGCAGTTTTTTGCAACAAGCCGAAGTTTTCCGCGGATATCGCCGAACTCAATATTTCTGGAGAAAAAATCCTGCTGGTTAAGCCAACTACTTTTTACAACGAGGTTGGAATTTCCGCCCGAGCAATCTTAGATTTTTACAAATTGACATTGGACGATTTACTAATTATTCACGACGACACAGCGCTGGATTTTGGTAAAATTCGAACCCGCAAAGGCGGACGAGACGCAGGCAGCAACGGATTAAAATCCCTTCACACCCACGTCGGACCAGATTTTTGGCACATTCGTATTGGCACAGATAATTTGCTCAGACGCCAAGTTGGTGACGTAGATTTTGTCCTAGGCAAGTTCAACTCAGATGAGCAAAAAATCCTCCAGAACTGGATATTGCCCGAATCAATTAACTTGGTCGAGAAATTCATCAACGGAACTATCGAGCCGTTCAGTATAAAATATTAA